The Lysobacter sp. HDW10 genome window below encodes:
- the tuf gene encoding elongation factor Tu, producing the protein MAKEKFERKKPHVNVGTIGHVDHGKTTLTAALTKVGAERFGGEFKDYSAIDAAPEEKARGITISTAHVEYESPTRHYAHVDCPGHADYVKNMITGAAQMDGAILVCSAADGPMPQTREHILLSRQVGVPHIVVFLNKADMVDDAELLELVEMEVRELLSKYDFPGDDTPIIHGSARLALEGDQSDIGVPAILKLVDALDTYIPEPERDVDKPFLMPVEDVFSISGRGTVVTGRIERGVIKVGEEIEIVGIRPTQKTTVTGVEMFRKLLDQGQAGDNAGLLLRGTKRDDVERGQVLCKPGSINPHTDFEAEVYVLSKDEGGRHTPFFKGYRPQFYFRTTDITGAVELPEGVEMVMPGDNVKMVVSLINPVAMDEGLRFAIREGGRTVGAGVVAKIIK; encoded by the coding sequence ATGGCAAAGGAAAAGTTTGAGCGCAAGAAGCCGCACGTAAACGTGGGCACGATTGGTCACGTTGACCATGGCAAAACGACCTTGACGGCAGCACTGACGAAGGTTGGCGCTGAGCGTTTCGGTGGTGAATTCAAAGATTACTCGGCGATTGACGCTGCACCGGAAGAGAAGGCACGTGGTATCACGATCTCGACCGCGCACGTTGAATACGAAAGCCCGACGCGTCACTACGCGCACGTGGATTGCCCGGGACACGCCGACTACGTGAAGAACATGATCACGGGTGCAGCGCAGATGGACGGCGCGATCTTGGTGTGTTCGGCCGCTGACGGCCCGATGCCGCAAACCCGTGAACACATCTTGTTGTCGCGCCAAGTGGGCGTGCCGCACATTGTTGTGTTCTTGAACAAAGCTGACATGGTTGACGACGCAGAATTGCTCGAACTCGTCGAAATGGAAGTGCGCGAATTGCTCTCGAAGTACGACTTCCCGGGCGACGACACCCCGATCATCCACGGTTCGGCTCGCTTGGCTTTGGAAGGCGACCAATCGGACATCGGCGTGCCGGCGATCCTGAAGCTCGTTGACGCTTTGGACACCTACATTCCGGAACCGGAACGTGACGTTGACAAGCCGTTCTTGATGCCGGTGGAAGACGTGTTCTCGATCTCGGGCCGCGGCACCGTGGTGACCGGTCGTATCGAACGCGGTGTGATCAAGGTTGGCGAAGAAATCGAAATCGTCGGTATCCGTCCGACCCAGAAGACGACCGTGACCGGCGTTGAAATGTTCCGCAAGCTGCTCGACCAAGGTCAAGCAGGCGACAACGCAGGCTTGTTGCTGCGTGGTACGAAGCGTGACGACGTTGAGCGCGGCCAAGTGTTGTGCAAGCCGGGTTCGATCAACCCGCATACCGACTTCGAAGCCGAAGTGTATGTGTTGTCGAAAGACGAAGGTGGCCGTCACACGCCGTTCTTCAAGGGTTACCGTCCGCAGTTCTACTTCCGTACCACCGATATCACGGGTGCGGTTGAGTTGCCGGAAGGCGTTGAAATGGTGATGCCGGGCGACAACGTGAAGATGGTTGTCAGCTTGATCAACCCGGTGGCAATGGACGAAGGTCTGCGCTTCGCAATTCGCGAAGGTGGCCGTACCGTCGGCGCCGGCGTGGTGGCAAAGATCATCAAGTAA
- a CDS encoding DNA cytosine methyltransferase translates to MKSLKVVDLFAGCGGLSLGLELAGFEPIFVNELNDDARSTYIRNRVERQAWLQEKGFHSSDVKEMVLRKRYLTELEKRFKDSFGMEHGDLDLLVGGPPCQGFSGIGHRRSYSVDKENLPSNHLYQDMATIIHRLQPRAFLFENVRGLLNSKWTENGSNGEIWRDIVATYKSIPGYSIAAQLVYAKDYGVPQNRPRILLVGIRDDVPAAIEREGHDENAVGRGYLPVPKRGQAPDLIDLLGDLVDANYENGGSTESYSHAATTKIQKFLRMPLDGNSPLKKGAPVTEHEYSRHNPTVLAKFKAMHKSGGEVPEKFRTKKFAQKLLPSRWGENGPTITATSLADDYVHFSQPRTLTVREWARLQMFPDWYQFSGKRTTGGIRRAGNPREGIFDREVPKYTQIGNAVPVGLAKAVGDHLASILVHK, encoded by the coding sequence ATGAAGAGTCTAAAGGTCGTTGATCTTTTTGCGGGTTGCGGTGGGTTGTCGCTTGGCTTGGAGCTAGCAGGCTTTGAGCCAATTTTCGTAAACGAGCTAAATGATGACGCGCGTTCGACTTACATTCGGAATCGGGTTGAACGACAAGCGTGGCTTCAAGAGAAGGGCTTTCATTCTTCTGACGTCAAAGAAATGGTCCTTCGCAAGCGATATCTCACTGAACTCGAGAAGCGATTCAAAGATTCGTTTGGAATGGAACACGGAGACCTAGACCTTCTAGTTGGCGGTCCTCCATGCCAAGGCTTTTCAGGGATCGGTCATCGACGATCCTATTCAGTGGACAAGGAAAACTTGCCTTCAAACCATCTCTATCAAGACATGGCGACGATAATTCATCGCCTTCAACCGCGCGCATTCTTATTTGAGAATGTACGCGGTCTGCTAAACAGCAAGTGGACTGAGAATGGCTCCAATGGTGAGATTTGGCGAGATATCGTTGCGACATATAAGTCAATTCCGGGCTACTCAATAGCGGCACAGCTCGTCTACGCTAAGGACTATGGAGTCCCTCAAAACAGGCCGCGAATACTGTTGGTTGGAATTAGGGATGATGTTCCAGCGGCCATTGAAAGAGAAGGTCACGACGAAAATGCCGTGGGCCGCGGATATTTGCCAGTTCCTAAGCGCGGGCAGGCGCCCGACCTTATTGATCTCCTCGGAGATCTTGTCGATGCCAACTATGAGAATGGCGGCTCGACCGAAAGCTATTCACACGCTGCAACGACGAAGATTCAGAAATTCTTGAGGATGCCGCTTGATGGAAACTCACCTTTAAAAAAGGGCGCGCCGGTTACGGAACATGAGTACAGCAGGCATAACCCGACCGTTCTGGCGAAGTTCAAGGCGATGCATAAATCCGGCGGCGAAGTTCCGGAGAAGTTCCGGACAAAGAAGTTTGCGCAGAAGCTTCTTCCATCGAGATGGGGCGAGAATGGGCCAACAATTACCGCAACTTCACTTGCAGATGATTACGTTCATTTCTCCCAACCGCGGACACTAACGGTACGTGAGTGGGCACGCCTCCAAATGTTTCCGGATTGGTACCAATTCTCCGGGAAGCGCACAACCGGCGGGATTCGTCGAGCAGGGAACCCGCGAGAAGGTATTTTTGATCGAGAGGTGCCGAAGTACACGCAAATTGGAAATGCGGTGCCGGTTGGGCTTGCCAAAGCGGTAGGCGACCACCTCGCAAGCATACTTGTACACAAATAA